One part of the Alligator mississippiensis isolate rAllMis1 chromosome 3, rAllMis1, whole genome shotgun sequence genome encodes these proteins:
- the LOC132249601 gene encoding endogenous retroviral envelope protein HEMO-like yields MALISLYITLGYLSITQGGWEKNLYLQISRTVAQAGNKSDCWICSHSPAHLHQGIPMIRVPISLQQWGTINGGFVRHYSLAAHRSAPKEWRAAPANWIISPRVGAPFCYRSNNTGAYNKATPVGHYPHCLTTLDYSPSSTSGILLGNVPSLNCTGFMVYNFSKEPHVALIANRSAFYIDSNFTSCNISRSSRIAAKRGPSYTMHINRKCRIWHNTCRDLSTLSAPGLYWLCGNRAHKILPWNWVGACTLGRVIPAFEMHSAIYLEQVKNFNHHMKRAVNPLATRNTGFHQFVRTFILWLGVRELELAIINISATMEAMGNATADTIQALQEEISQISQVTIQHRIALDYLLVSQGGVCALVNSTCCVYVNQDMRIETDIHKIRNQLRVLHQVASENTDWGLEEMWSWLTSWLPDFRALGKKILYGILFVLIVLIMFYVLVQLILCCVKASRRSFSKARKPTAESRIMVLQKCEQIERKHERLHDETEGLMRMEV; encoded by the coding sequence atggcactgatatccttatatattacacttgggtatctcagtatcacccaaggggggtgggaaaaaaatttgtatttgcagatctcccgtacggtggctcaagctggaaataaaagtgactgctggatatgctctcacagcccagcgcacctacaccaaggaatcccaatgatcagagtaccaatatccctccagcaatggggaacaataaatggcggcttcgttagacactactcgttagctgcccatcggtccgctcctaaagaatggagggccgcccctgctaactggataatctccccaagggtaggggcgcctttctgttacagatccaacaacactggagcttataataaagccacacctgtaggacactaccctcattgcctaactactctagattatagccctagtagcaccagtggaatcctgttgggtaacgtaccctctctcaattgtacaggattcatggtctacaacttttctaaagaacctcatgttgctctcattgcaaacagatcggcaTTTTACATTGACTctaattttacttcttgtaatatatctcggtccagcaggatagcagctaaacgtggtccgtcctatacgatgcatatcaatcgaaagtgccggatatggcacaacacctgtcgagatttgagtaccctttctgccccaggcctttactggctctgcggaaacagggctcataaaatcttgccctggaattgggtgggggcatgcactcttggacgtgttatccctgctttcgaaatgcatagtgcaatatatctggaacaagtaaaaaatttcaaccatcacatgaaaagggcggttaaccccttagctaccagaaacacagggttccatcaatttgtgagaaccttcatactgtggcttggagtaagagaattggaactagccataattaacatttcagccacaatggaagctatgggaaatgccactgcggatacaattcaggctctgcaagaagagatctcccagatctcacaagtaactatacaacaccgcatagccctagattacctattggtatcccagggaggagtatgtgccttagtaaactccacctgttgtgtctatgtcaatcaggacatgcgaatcgaaactgacattcacaaaatccgaaatcagttaagggtcttacatcaagtggcctcagaaaatactgactggggtctagaagaaatgtggtcttggctaacctcctggctcccagatttcagggcccttggcaagaaaatcctgtatggaatattgtttgtcttgatagttctgataatgttttatgtcttagtgcaactgatcctctgctgtgtaaaagccagcaggagaagctttagcaaggcaagaaaacccacagcagagtctagaataatggtgttacaaaagtgtgagcagattgaaagaaaacatgaaaggctgcatgatgaaacagaggggctcatgagaatggaagtttaa